AGCAGACGAAGTCACGATGGGCAAGCAAGCGGAGTGGCTGCGGGAGGATCTTTTAACGAGTAATAAAAAATGGAAGATTGTGATGTTCCACAAACCTGCTTATCATACCGAAGATGGACGCGGCAATCTGATTGAGTACACCCAGACTTATTTTGCCCCTATTCTCGAAGAATTGAAGGTCGATCTGGTGCTGGAAGGCCATGACCATGTATATGCGCGGACCTATCCGATGAGCAAAGGCAAGCCACTGCTGAACGGAGAGCAAGGAACGGTCTATCTGGACGGCGGGGCGTCTGGCTGGAAGTTCTACGATGGAAGCAAATACGAGTATCTGGATTTCATGTTTGATGAGGATGTTCCGGTCTATTCTGCCATTCAGGTGAGCCATGATAAGATCGTAATCCAAGCCCGCACTACGCAAAGCGCAGAATTAATTGACAACTATACGATTGTGAAAAAGGATGAGCGGACAGTGACCTCCGTGGCCGTAGCCCCGGCTGAATTGAAGCTGAATGTCGGCGATAAGCACGCAACGGTGCTTACAGCTACCTATAGCGATAACTCCACTGCCGATGTCACGAATCAAGCGGTATGGACATCTTCTAATGAGCAGGCAGCTACAGTAGACGCAGAGGGCATCATTCATGCCGTTGAAGTGGGCGAGGCGACCATCCAGGCGAATTACGGTAACCTGCCGCCGGTGAAGCTATCGGTAACGGTTCAGACAGAAGGTACGGTGCCTAAGCTGCTGAAGCTGACCGCCGAGCCTGGCACACACATCTTACAGGTGAACAAGCAAGCAGCTTCCGTGATTACTGCGGTATATGACAATGGAGTAAGTACAGTGGTTACAGATCAGGTCCATTGGACGACTTCAGATCCTGCGGTCGCCTCGGTATCGGACAAGGGGATCATTACGGGTATTGCAGCGGGGGACGGGGTAACGATTACTGCTTCCTTCGGCGGCTTAACCATTGCGATTCCCATCGTGGTTGAGGGCGGAACGGTACCGGTGGCAACGCCGACGCCGACACCAACGCCACAATCGGGAGGAACACCGGCAGTAACGCCAGCACCAAAGCCGGCGGTAACACCGACAGCAACACCGTCACCAACAGCAACGACGACACCGGCACCAACACCAGCTATAACTGCCGGTCCCGCAAAGCCAACGGTAACCAGGCCTGTCCTGAAAGACACCTTGGACTTAGATGCGCTTAAATCTATCGTTGCAAAAGGCCGGACGGCTGCAGTTGTCAAGTTCCAGGATGTACCTGCCGTTCTGTGGAGTGCATCATTCATTGATCGTGCAACCCGGATGGGGATGATAACGGGTTACGCGGATGGTTCATTCCATCCTGGAGCCAAAGTAACACGCGCTGAGTTTGCAGTAATGCTCACAAAAGCTTTTGGCCTCACGGGTGCGCAGGGGACCGGATTCTCTGATACGCAGGGGCATTGGGCTTCTATGGCACTTACGGCGCTTCAAGAGCATGGTGTGATTCAGGGCTACGCCGATGGTTCATTCCACCCTAAGCAGGAGATCACCCGTGCGGAAGCTGTGACTATGCTGGCGCGTCTTACGAACTATGTTCCCGGCACACCGGCACGATTCTCCGACCTCCCGGCAAGCTGGGCGGCAGAGCCAATTAATGCTTTCGCTAATGCAGGGATTGTCACAGGGAAAGGCAACGGCGCCTTTAAACCGAAGGATTCTGCTTCCCGGGCTGAAGCCGTAGTGATGATCGTCCGGCTCATGGATAAGCTTGTTGAAGCGGGTGAGGAGTAGGATAAGTAGACAAAGCTAAAGCTTCTGAGCAGACAAGGGCAGCCCCATTTAATCGGGGCTGCTCTTTTTTTTAGCAAGGAAAAGCGGAGGGTAAGGCAGTTTTCTACGATCAAAAATGAGAACACATGTGCTTTTTATTATATTATATTCCATTTCAATGGAATATAATCACAAGAAACAAGCAGTATATAACAGGAGGCGACTAAAATACCTTTACCACATGATGAGGCTTTTAAGAAGCTGCTGGAGACGTTTTTTCAGGAATTTATTGAGTTGTTTTTCCCTGCGCTTTCAGTTTCTCAAGGTAGAATTGCGTAAACAGAACTGGCGAAGATTTATTGATTCAGACAATGCAGTAGCTGCTGCGTTACTAGCCAAGATGGGGTATACTACAAGAGAAGCAAGAGATGTGCGCCGGGAGTTCCTGCGCATGTTTATGAAGCTGAAGACACGGCTTGATCAAGGACGGCTGGCACTTGTGATGTCAGTGGCGGATTTATATTTCCAGCCGGACCGGGTCCAGGATGAAGAGATTATAAAAGAATTGATGATACAATACCCGGAGGAGGGTGAAGCGATTATGGAACTCATGCCAGCCTGGAAGCGTTGGGGATATGAAGAAGGTATAGCTGAAGGCATAGAACAGGGAATTGAGAAAGGCATAGAACAAGGAATCGAACAAGGAGTAGAAAAAGGCCAGGCGGAGATTATCCGCAAGTTACTGCTTCACGGATTCACTCCGGAAGAGGTCTCCAAAGCGGTGGAGTTACCGGTAGAGAAGATTAAGAAGCTGATGTAAGCGGAGTTCTATCATATTATGCTCACGCCCAAAGAGACGGTCTACCCTAAGACGGTCTCTTTAGTGCGTTTTGATTCAAATCTTTTATTCAATATAGCTCTTCGTGGCCTCATACATCTGGGCTGCATATTGGTCGATCTGGTCCCGTGACATGCGCAGACGGTCCACAGAGGTGCCGTATCCGATCTCCAAGAGTCCTTCAGTGAGTCCCTGGAAGATACCGTCCGTGAATGCATCTAACGGCTCGCCATGGATATGCAGTCCTGATCCGCCGAGATCTGTGTTTACGGCCGGCGGGGCCACCTCGATGACTTCAACGCTGGTCCCGGAGAGCTGGAGTCGCAAACTCAATTCGTATACCGTTCTATTTTCTTATCAATGCCCTGCAAGGCTTCTGTCATGAGCGCGATTTGTACCAGTACAGCCTGTTTGTGTTCTTGAAACATGGCGAGCCGCAGAGTAATCGTGTGGTCCCCTTCCGCCATCCAGTCCACGTATTGCCTGATCCTGCTGATGGGCATTTGTTGTTTGCAGCAATCCATTCTTCTCATAATAACGTATGGTAGATTCCGGGGTGGATTGAACCCAGTTTCTACTTCATCCCGAAGACCGGAGGTGCTGCGGCCCCTGTAGATCTGTACTATGACATTTCTGGGTCGAAGAATAAGATGATTGGGGTTGGCTCTTCCAAGGACAAGCTTAGCTATAGCCGTACTTACTGCCTGGCAGATGGTTTGCGGAATATTGCGGATGGTGAGCTATCCACTTCAGCCAGCTATGAGTATAACTATATAATCACTCAGGAGGAGCGGGAGAAGAAGCCTTGGATCAAATTCTATTCGCAAAATCTGAAGCGCAAAACCAACATTGGAGCAGGCTATAACCTGGAAGTCCTGCCCTACAAATCCCGTATCATGGTGGGTCCAACAGACATCCCGACAGTCGTAGATCCAATCACGGCTGTTCGTAGTGTTCAGCATTGGTATGGAGAGTATAACCTGCCCATTGCCCTGTATATCCTGCCGGGGCGTGATGAGCTGGATAGCGATCCTGTCGTGAAGCAGCTGCGGCTGACCATCCAAGACTCAGGGCCGGGAAGCCTCGGAGCTATTGCTGCTGAGAGCAAGCTAAAGGATATCTTCACAGCGCGCGATCAGATTGCGCAGGCACAAATGGCTTATAAAGTCTACGAGAGCTTTGGGAACAAGCTTACAGATGGACACAGTTCATCTGCAGGCGGAGGAAGCGCGCCAGAAGCTGGCTTCGCTGGGTGTGGAAAAAGTGTACTATGAAGTGGGGAAAGACCTGAGTATGTACTTCAAACAACCGGTACTTCAGGCATGTGACTATGATCCTTCCATCCTAACAAGGAATGTGCTGCTGCCGAAGAATGAATCCTATCTGCTGCTGCTGCGGATGGCCATGGAGCCTGGAGATAAAGGCGGGTGGGCGAAAGGCCAGTTGCAGGCTATTCATGCAGGAGGTATCGACCTTCTATTCATGAATCCAAGCGCGGAGGTTTGGCGGGACATCGTGAACAAGGCTTCGGTAAGGCAAGAGGTCCTAGCAGAACAGGGCAAGCCAGATTTGGCAGATTGGGAGAGACAGCCGGCCAAAAAGGATTTTATAGATAAATATCTGGTGGACCCGTTCATTGAACTAATCACAGGAGAGAAACCGCAGCCTAAGACGCAACTGGAGCAAGTGCTCTCCGCCCAATTCTATGGTATGCAAATCGAGCAGCAATTCGTACTCAGTGATCTATCCAGCGAGTTCGAGTCTACCTTGCGTGGAGTAGCTAGTGCAGACCGGATTAATGAAGTCCTCGGGATGGGGACCGTTAATGTGAAGACCGGAATGCTAAAGAACAGACAAATAGAGCCTGACAGTGGAATAACTGGAAGTCCTTTTGGTAAGATAAAAGCGTTGGATGAGGTAGAGATTAGAAGTGGAATGAAGACTGTACTGGATGATTTCAATCCTGGGGTCAGAGGGGCTACCGACAGTGGTAGTCGTGTGATTTTAAAAACATTAATTAGTCATGAATGAAAGAAAAGATTTTAGAAGGACAAAGAAAGATTCCGAAAAATGATTTAATAGGAGGACATTCGCCAAGCATTAACAATGCTAACGATAATTTCGCAGTTGAAGTTTTATCCACTAATGCTGATGGTACCAAGAATGTAGTTTTTACAAAGAAATTTCCTGACGGAAATCTTTCCAAGCTTAAAAAGAGTACCTTGTTTCCAGATTTTTGGAGTGATGAACAAATTATCATGAGCTTAACGAATGTTGGTAACACTCCTGCTATATCTACAAGATTAAGAGATGGAGCAACTTGGCATAGGGCTACTATAGATGGCGTGGAAATTGATGTAATCAAAGTTGGTGATAATCTTACCAGCGGTTACCCAACACGCAAGATAAACGCATCACGCCCGTCAGGTTTTTAATCTATAAATAAATTGGAGGCATCAAAATGTACAAAGAACTAGATAACCTTTTATCTGCTGATACAACAGTAGATTCTTGGTACGATGATGGCTGTGTCATTGCAAGCGAGATACTCTCGGATTTTGATCCAAGGGATTGGGATGAATTGTCTAATCAAGTGCTTAGTAAACCAATAGATTGGCAGAGGAAATTAGCATACTGTTTGGATAATGAATGCAATGTATATGAACTTAATATTCTAATGTCATTGCTCGGTATAAAAGATGAGGAATTATTCGAGATATGCATTGATACACTGCGGAGTTACACAGATCAAGATAGTAAAAAA
This genomic interval from Paenibacillus sp. FSL H8-0332 contains the following:
- a CDS encoding EndoU domain-containing protein; its protein translation is MKEKILEGQRKIPKNDLIGGHSPSINNANDNFAVEVLSTNADGTKNVVFTKKFPDGNLSKLKKSTLFPDFWSDEQIIMSLTNVGNTPAISTRLRDGATWHRATIDGVEIDVIKVGDNLTSGYPTRKINASRPSGF